In the genome of Pseudanabaena mucicola str. Chao 1806, the window CCCCTGGTCATAGTGAGCATCACACGGGCTATGCGATTGATTTGGGTGACGCATCTGTACCTAGTGCCAATCTTTCAACCAATTTCGAGAAAACAGCCGCTTTTCAATGGCTCCAAAGTAATGCGGCGAAGTACGGCTTTGAAATGTCCTTTCCTCCCAATAATTCTCAGGGTGTAATGTACGAGCCTTGGCACTGGCGCTTTGTCGGTGACGATGACAGTCTGGCGACTTTCTACAAAAAGCAACCGCGTAGTGGCTCGTTTATCAAAAAGTCATGAACATTACGACTACTGATTTACTAGCGATCGCTATTTTTACGATCACAATGATGTCTCTCGTCGGCACAATGGTGGGCTTATCGCCAATTGTCCCTACGGCGATCGCGATTGCCTTACTGGGTGCATGGGGCATTGACATTGGATTTTGGCAAGGCAAGTTTGGGGCGTACACTCAAGCTTGGCTGAGGGCAAGAGATCCCAATTACCGAAAGCGTGTGTCCTATCACGAGGCAGGGCATTTTTTGGCGGCTCATGTTTTGGGCTTTAGGGTAATTAACTATGCGATCGCAGGAATTGTGGGTCAATCCTTGGGAGAAATCTTAGCTAGTGAAAGTTTTAACGGTATCGAAGGCGGTGTAGAAATTGAAGTAGATAATTCTAAAAATTCTTTCAATCTCCTAGATCGCTACTGTACCGTCTATATGGCAGGAATCGCATCCGAGCAAATGATGTGTGCAGGCGAAATTGAAGGAGGCTTAGATGATATTAAGCGCTTACGTCAAGCTATTGCTAATTTGCCAAATCCAATAGTACAAGAGCGTTGGGCATTATTAAATGCCAAAAATTTATTGAGTGAACATCGTTCTGCTTTAATAGCTCTTGCAGAACAAATGCAAAATGGAGCTTCTATCGAAGCTTGTTATCAGACTATCGAACAAGCTCTTCTAAGTAGCTCAACTTAATTAACTGATGTTACGTGGAACAAATATCACCCTCACCCCCCTGCCCCCTCTCCCTTGATGGGAGAGAAGGAGCTAGACTAATTTCTTGTTCCCCTCTCCCTTAATGGGAGAGGGGCTAGGGGTGAGGGTCTTAGAAACTTCCACGTAACATCAGTTAATTAAAACCCAAACCAGAGTTTTGTTCCGCCCGCGTGGCGGGCAGAACAAAACTCTCGATTTTTAGTTTACTTATGTCTAGCTACTGTCTAGCTACTTAACAAACAAGTATAGCGGTTTTCATTTTGCCGTAGACAAAATGAAAACTCAGAACTCTTACTGGGACTGATTTTTTGTTTTCAAATGAGTACACACTCATTTGAAAACCGCTATAATGTATGAGTCACTTTAGCTAAGAAGAGAATGGATGCGCTTTGCGCCTCCATTCTCTATTAAAAGATTTGATTAACTTTACCAACTACAAATTTCAAATAACGACCTTCGGCAAAGGCAGCAGGGAAAGGATGATCGAGCGGTTGTCCTGCTTCGTGGATAATTTGGATACTGCGATCGCTTGATTCCGCAGCAACAGCTAGTATCTCTTTAAAAGCTTCAGGGCTAACTTGGCTAGTGCAACTTGCCGAAACTAATAAACCATTAGGTGCGACACATTTAAGGGCAATCGCATTTAGCTTCGTATAGGCACGAATTGCCGCAAAACGGTTTTGTTTACTCTTGGCGAAAGTGGGCGGATCGAGAATGACGATATCAAAGGTTTGTTTAGCCTGTGCGAAGCGATGCAAAACTTCAAAGCAATCCGCAGTTACAAAGGTATGGCGATCGCTATCGAACTTATTTAAACGCAAATTCGTGTCGGCGACAGCAGCTAAATGCTTACCAATATCCACATTAGTAACGTGACTCGCACCACCACGTAGGGCATAGAGCGAAAATGCACCTGTGTAGGAAAAACAATTTAACACCGTTTTATCTTGGCTAATTTCACCCACAAAGCGGCGGTTTTCACGATGGTCAAGAAATAGCCCCGTTTTTTGCCCCGTTTGCAAATTGACCTGAAATATTAGTCCATGTTCCTTGACAGTTATATCCCCATTCGGCGATTTCCCCCATAGCAATTTAGTTTTGCATTCTTGCGGATTTTCATTTTCTGAATTTTCTAAGTGTTTTGTCCGCCATAGAATTCCCTGTAAAGGAGCTAACGCTAACAAGGCATTCACTAACCAATCAAGGAGAACGATTGCCCCCTCCATATAGGTTTGCACCACTGCATATTCCCCATACAGATCAACCGTAATCCCTGCCAGACCATCCCCCTCTCCAAAAAGCCAACGATAGGCAGTACAATTCTGTTGGCGTAAAGGTGCTCTCAGTTCCCATGCGGACTTTACTCGCGCTTTCAACCAAAGCGGATCAGGTAACTGTCGGTGCGAAAATATACGGATGGCGATCGGTCCCTTGTTATCCCATAGTCCAAAACCTGTCCAGCCGCCACACTTGATCCGTACCCATTCCCCCGTCTCAAAACGCACTTCCTTAGCCAATCTATCTCGATAAATCCAAGGATGTCCTTGAGCCAAACGTTCTTTGAGTTGATTGGGAACAATAATTTCACGCAGTTTCGCCATTGATTTCGATCATTTCATTTTTTTCTAGCCTATCCCAGAATGAAGAGCGATAGTCAGGAGAATTGCCTTTCAATCAGAAAATTTTCTTAAATAGAGTCTATCCTTAAAAAGTCTTCTGGAAAAATTGCAGAAATGGCAGAAGCAGCAAATTTAGATACATCTGGGTATATATTTGTTCAATTTCATTAATCGTTGAAAAGCATTTGTAACAATTAGCTAACGTGAGTTCGGGTTAACCAATGCTTTATTTTTGGGCTTTTAAAGCTTGCTAGCCTAACCCAAACTCACAGTAAAATACAACAAAATCTAATAAACTTTGGACTTACGAAAACCAAAAATTTATTGGACTTGAGGTAGATGTGGTGCGGGCGAAGCCCGCACCACATCTACCCAATGCGTAAGTCCTAGAAGTAAAGAACACTTCGTGATAGTTTCAATAGTCAAGAGATTTTCTCAGTTTATTAATTATTATTGTGAAATCCCTATAAGTAGCTCAACTTAATTAAAACCCAAACCGAGAAGTTTGTTCCGCCCGCGTAGCGGGCGGAACAAACTTCTCGGTTTTTAGTTTACTTATGTCTAGCTACTTATTATTTATTTTATTTGCTTTGTAACTGAGCTAAACGCGCTTTGAGTATCTCTTGTTGCTTCATAGATTCTTCTAATTCCGCCCGCGCAGTTGCTACAACATCAGGAGGCGCTTTCTTGAGATAACCCTCATTATTTAAACGTCCCTGTGTAGAATTGATAACGCCTTCAAGTTTCGTTAAAGTGCGTTCCAATTTGGCAATCAATTGATTGATATCAACAACACCAATCAGCGAAACAATAACCTGAATCGTGCCTACCACACCAGCGATCGCCTGTTCCGTTGCCGAAGCATCCACGGAAGCGACAATTGTTAAATCTTCAACCCTTGCCAAATCGAGAATGTAGCTTTGTCCTGCTTCTAGGAGACTACGTTCGCGATCGCGATCGGATTGCAAAATGGCTTTGACCTTGGCGCTAGGCTTAATTTCAGCCTCAGCACGAAGATTGCGGATCGTGCGGATCGTGCTAATTAGTAAATTGAACTGTTCTTCCAGTTCCTCATTGATGTAACTAGTATCAATTTCTGGATAGGGCTGGATAGCGAGGACAGGACGTTCACTCGATGGTTCGCTCGTACCATAGTTGAGAAGTTGCCAAACCTCCTCAGTAACGTGAGGCAAGAATGGATGTAATAGGCGCAAAGTGCCATCTAAAACAAATCTGAGGGTTTGCTGGACAGTAGCGCGAGAAGTAGGATCGGCAGACTCCTGTAAACGTGATTTGACTAGTTCGATATACCAATCACAGAAATCGCCCCAGAAGAATTCATATAGGGTTCTCGTTGCTTCACCTAGGCTATAGCCATCAAGCTGTTCACGGACTTGCAATACAGTTTGAGCATAGCGAGACAAAATCCAGCGATCGGCAAGTTCTAACTTTTCAGTATCGAGACTTGCAGTACGAGCCTCGATACTAGTCAGGTTCATCATCACAAAGCGCGAAGCATTCCACAGCTTATTCGCAAAGTTTCTAGCAGTTTCGACAGTTGTCGATTCATCGGTTTTGCGATTGTAATCAAGGCGAATATCTTGACCTGCTCCTGTCACTTCTTTAACTAGGGAATAACGCAATGCATCGGTTCCATACTTATTAATTAGAACTAACGGATCGATGCCATTATTCTTGGATTTAGACATTTTCTGATTATTCTCATCGCGCACCAATCCATGAATATAGACCGTATTAAAAGGCATCTTGCCTGTAAAATAGCCTGCCATCATCGTCATCCGCGCTACCCAGAAAAAGATGATATCAAAACCTGTAACGAGAACGCTAGTAGGATAGAAAGTTTTAAAATCCTGTGTTTCTTCTGGCCAGCCCAAAGTGGAGAATGGCCATAAACCCGATGAGAACCATGTATCTAGTACATCAGGATCGCGTTCCAAAGTAATATCTTCGCCAAATTTTGCTTTTGCCTTTGCATGAGCTTCCTCTTCCGTTCTCGCCACAAAAATTGTTCCATCAGGAGCATACCATGCAGGAATCTGATGTCCCCACCACAACTGACGGGAAATACACCAATCTTTCAAGCGAATCAACCAATCGCGATATACTTTGCCCCAGCGATCAGGAACAAAGGAAGGTGAGTTATGCTTATCGAATTGCTCTAGGGCAAAATCAGCGAGAGGCTTAATCTTCACAAACCATTGAATTGATAGTAATGGCTCAACTGGAACTTTACCTCGTTCCGAATAGGGGACGGTGTGATTATAATCTTCGATTTTCTCTAACAAGCCCAGTTCATCCAGTTTCTTCACGATATTCTTACGTGCTACAAAACGATCTTGACCTGCAAATTCACCACCATTCTCATTGATTGAACCATCTTTATTGAGAATATTGATTAAGGGCAAGCTATGACGTTGACCCATTTCAAAGTCATTGGGGTCATGGGCAGGTGTTACCTTGACACAGCCACTACCAAAAGCCTTATCAACATAGCGATCGGCAATAATTGGAATCTCACGATTCATGATTGGTAGGATAATTGTTTTACCAATCAGATGTTTATAGCGATCATCATCAGGATTTACGGCTACGGCTGTATCGCCTAACATCGTTTCGGGACGAGTAGTTGCTACGACTAGATAACTCGATCCATCAGCTAAGGGATAACGAAAATTCCAAAGATGCCCTTTAACTTCTTTATTATCCACTTCAAGGTCAGAAACCGCCGACTGGGATTCAGGACACCAGTTAACCAGATATTCACCGCGATAAATTAGCCCTGACTCATAGAGTTTGACAAAGGCTTCGGTAACGGAATCGGATAGCCCTTCATCCATCGTAAAGCGTTCTCTAGTCCAGTCTGCCGAGACTCCAAGTCGGCGTAATTGCGAAACAATGGTTCCCCCAGATTCAGCTTTCCATTGCCAAGCTCGTTCCAGAAATTTTTCACGACCGATTTCTTGATTGGTTTTACCTTCAGCCTTAATTTGTTTATCAAGAATAGTCTGTACCGCAATACTGGCATGGTCGGTTCCGGGGAGCCAGAGCGTATTAAACCCACGCATGCGATGATAGCGAATCAAAATATCGATTAATACTTCCTGAAAAGCATGACCCATATGTAGGCTACCCGTGACATTGGGCGGCGGAATCATAATACAGTATGGATCTCTATCACTTTGGCTCTCTGCTACAAATACGCCACTCTCCTCCCAATGCTCTTGCCACTTGGCTTCAGATTCGAGAGGATTATATTGTTTTGGAAGTTCGGTCGTACTCATAGCGGTTTACTTACAGAATTGTGCAGCTTTATTAAAGTTTATATTCAGCTTATATCTTATAGCGTCCTCGGACTAGCGATCAGACTATAGCAATCCTAACTGCTTTGTGAAAAGCGCACTCCATCGGGATGTTCTTTTCACAAAACCAAAAATCTACATAGGACTTACGCATTGGGTAGATGTGGTGCGGGTTCGCCCGCACCACATCTACCCAATGCGTAATAAATTCGTTCGGTTTGCGTAAGTCCTACTTCATAATGATTTATGACTGCTATAGACTGATTGCTAAGTCACCAAGAAGCATGAGCCATTTGCTTAGCAAGCAACCAATGCTTTTAGGTTTTAATTATTTCTGCCGAGCTAAAGGTAATTTACAAGAATTTAGTCGTGAACAAGCTTGTTAAATAGCCTAATATTTAATTGGGGTTTGTATGGAGGAATAAAGACTTAATGTTTAGGTCAGACACACCTAGCATGAGTTAAACTCATATCTCAAACATAAGCCCTGTAAATCTCATACCCAGCTAACTACACTGTCATAATTTGTGGGAGTAAATGCCTTGGAAGTCGATCAACTATTAGAACTATACAGACGGGGACAACGTAATTTCTCTAATATGGATCTGAGTAATGCTCATTTACGCGGTGTTACACTCATTGGTATTGATTTACGTGGATCTACTTTGAATAAAGCTGATCTTAGTAGCGCTAACTTGATTGATGCAAACTTAACAGGGGCTAATTTGATCGAAACTAACCTTAGAGGTGCATTATTGAGGGGTGGCAATTTTTCCGATGCTGATTTTAGTTGGGCAAATTTAACTTGGTCAAATTCATCAAACACTAAATTTATTCGTGCAAATTTAAATGTTACTAATTTCAGTGGCGCTAATTTGATCGAAGCTGATTTTACTGGCTCAATTATGAAAGGCTCCAACTTAAGGGGTACAAACTTGCGTGGGGCTATCTTAAAGAATTTAAGGACTTGTACTGATACGGAATTTACAGGTGTCAGAAATCTAGATGATCGCACTAGGTTTTATCTTTGCACGATCACCCATGGTACGCATCCATTTACTAAAAATGACAGTAGGCAAACCCTCGGCTGTCCAAATTGAAATACATGACAGCACAAAGCCTTGATGATCATTTCAAGAAAATCAAACTTTGGCTAGGGAATTTCTGTGATTTGCAACAGGTATGGGAAGGAGGTGTTTTTTTCGTAGGAACCAACCCACACTTCAAAGGTTCCTTCTAGCCAGTCGCCAGCAATTTCTGGGTTGCGATCGCTAACATCATCACTACACCAACTGCCCCCTGGTCCGCGTACCAGCAAAACCGTATCTCCTGAACTCTTGACTTGCAGTTTAAGATAGCGGAATGGTTTTGTGAGCGTAATTTTGTGATCAGGTGTAGTATCAATAAAGCCGATACAGGGACCTGTTTCTGTGGATTTGCGTCCCGATGTTTTTTGTGTTTCCACCTCGCCGCCACTAATACCGCGCAATTCTGTGATTTTTGGTGTGAAGCTTG includes:
- a CDS encoding class I SAM-dependent rRNA methyltransferase, with amino-acid sequence MAKLREIIVPNQLKERLAQGHPWIYRDRLAKEVRFETGEWVRIKCGGWTGFGLWDNKGPIAIRIFSHRQLPDPLWLKARVKSAWELRAPLRQQNCTAYRWLFGEGDGLAGITVDLYGEYAVVQTYMEGAIVLLDWLVNALLALAPLQGILWRTKHLENSENENPQECKTKLLWGKSPNGDITVKEHGLIFQVNLQTGQKTGLFLDHRENRRFVGEISQDKTVLNCFSYTGAFSLYALRGGASHVTNVDIGKHLAAVADTNLRLNKFDSDRHTFVTADCFEVLHRFAQAKQTFDIVILDPPTFAKSKQNRFAAIRAYTKLNAIALKCVAPNGLLVSASCTSQVSPEAFKEILAVAAESSDRSIQIIHEAGQPLDHPFPAAFAEGRYLKFVVGKVNQIF
- a CDS encoding valine--tRNA ligase; this encodes MSTTELPKQYNPLESEAKWQEHWEESGVFVAESQSDRDPYCIMIPPPNVTGSLHMGHAFQEVLIDILIRYHRMRGFNTLWLPGTDHASIAVQTILDKQIKAEGKTNQEIGREKFLERAWQWKAESGGTIVSQLRRLGVSADWTRERFTMDEGLSDSVTEAFVKLYESGLIYRGEYLVNWCPESQSAVSDLEVDNKEVKGHLWNFRYPLADGSSYLVVATTRPETMLGDTAVAVNPDDDRYKHLIGKTIILPIMNREIPIIADRYVDKAFGSGCVKVTPAHDPNDFEMGQRHSLPLINILNKDGSINENGGEFAGQDRFVARKNIVKKLDELGLLEKIEDYNHTVPYSERGKVPVEPLLSIQWFVKIKPLADFALEQFDKHNSPSFVPDRWGKVYRDWLIRLKDWCISRQLWWGHQIPAWYAPDGTIFVARTEEEAHAKAKAKFGEDITLERDPDVLDTWFSSGLWPFSTLGWPEETQDFKTFYPTSVLVTGFDIIFFWVARMTMMAGYFTGKMPFNTVYIHGLVRDENNQKMSKSKNNGIDPLVLINKYGTDALRYSLVKEVTGAGQDIRLDYNRKTDESTTVETARNFANKLWNASRFVMMNLTSIEARTASLDTEKLELADRWILSRYAQTVLQVREQLDGYSLGEATRTLYEFFWGDFCDWYIELVKSRLQESADPTSRATVQQTLRFVLDGTLRLLHPFLPHVTEEVWQLLNYGTSEPSSERPVLAIQPYPEIDTSYINEELEEQFNLLISTIRTIRNLRAEAEIKPSAKVKAILQSDRDRERSLLEAGQSYILDLARVEDLTIVASVDASATEQAIAGVVGTIQVIVSLIGVVDINQLIAKLERTLTKLEGVINSTQGRLNNEGYLKKAPPDVVATARAELEESMKQQEILKARLAQLQSK
- a CDS encoding pentapeptide repeat-containing protein, with the protein product MGVNALEVDQLLELYRRGQRNFSNMDLSNAHLRGVTLIGIDLRGSTLNKADLSSANLIDANLTGANLIETNLRGALLRGGNFSDADFSWANLTWSNSSNTKFIRANLNVTNFSGANLIEADFTGSIMKGSNLRGTNLRGAILKNLRTCTDTEFTGVRNLDDRTRFYLCTITHGTHPFTKNDSRQTLGCPN